A section of the Triticum dicoccoides isolate Atlit2015 ecotype Zavitan chromosome 7A, WEW_v2.0, whole genome shotgun sequence genome encodes:
- the LOC119331265 gene encoding ent-copalyl diphosphate synthase 1, chloroplastic-like, whose protein sequence is MQLHLLPPAWLPLGYGHGSRPRALVVKGPCRFHGKGDAALVETAGSRVALQIAQATKVSSANGLQTNLVRNDIQILERTEEPCELDDYCVIPGTEFEQALVDQVRMMLGSMSDGEINVSVYDTAWVALVPSLDDSDSPQFPTTLRWILDNQLPDGSWGDAALFSAYDRVINTLACLVALTKWSLGPDKCRRGLSFLEENVWRLAEEDLELMPIGFEIAFPSLLEVAKSLGIGFPYDDHALQRIYANREVKLKRIPVEMMHRIPTSILHSLEGMPVVDWQKILRLQSTDGSFLYSPSATAYALMQTGDPKCFEYIDRIVKKFNGGVPNVYPVDLFERIWAVDRLERLGISRYFKQEIKQCLDYVHRHWTDEGIGWARNSTVIDVDDTSMAFRLLRLHGYNVSPSVFEKFEKDGEFFCFVGQSTQAVTGMYNLNRASQVRFPGEDLLQRAGRFSYEFLREREAHGTIRDKWIIAKDLPGEVKYTLDFPWYASLPHVEARVYLDQYGGDNDVWIGKTLYRMPLVNNNTYLELAKRDFNRCQVQHQLEWHGLQKWFTKNGLEIFGATLRDVLRVYFLAAACIFEPSRAIERLAWAKVSVLANIITKYLRSNFLGNEMMERFMHGGIYEGNSNISWRKGDAKEDILVGALEQLIDLLAQEALPVGEGPTYINNLLRCAWIEWMMQQKNREDDTCISGVVQAGPCMVHDKQTCLLLVKIIEICGGRSGEASSMINTMDGAWFIQLASSICDNLHHKMLLSEDTKRSEATMSHLDEKIEAGMQQLTQNVLRAHGDGASSEPKRTLLSVVRSCYYAANCPPHVFVGHVSKVIFEHVF, encoded by the exons ATGCAGCTACACCTCTTGCCGCCGGCATGGCTGCCATTGGGCTACGGCCATGGATCGCGGCCGCGTGCTCTCGTCGTCAAAG GTCCATGCCGTTTCCACGGCAAAGGAGATGCTGCCCTTGTGGAAACCGCCGGCTCGCGTGTCGCTCTCCAGATTGCGCAGGCCACCAAAGTATCCAGTGCTAATG GGTTGCAAACGAACCTTGTCAGAAACGATATTCAGATTCTAGAACGGACTGAGGAACCATGTGAACTCGACGACTACTGTGTGATTCCTGGGACAGAGTTCGAGCAGGCACTGGTCGACCAAGTGAGGATGATGCTGGGGTCAATGAGTGACGGCGAGATCAACGTCTCGGTATACGACACCGCCTGGGTCGCTCTGGTGCCGAGTCTGGATGACAGTGACAGCCCCCAGTTTCCCACCACCCTCCGGTGGATTCTTGACAACCAGCTCCCAGACGGCTCCTGGGGAGACGCTGCCCTGTTCTCCGCCTATGACAGGGTCATTAACACCCTTGCCTGTCTCGTGGCTCTCACAAAGTGGTCTCTTGGCCCTGATAAATGCAGGAGAG GGCTCTCTTTTCTAGAGGAGAACGTGTGGAGGCTAGCCGAGGAAGACCTAGAGTTGATGCCCATTGGCTTCGAGATCGCGTTCCCTTCTCTCCTGGAGGTGGCCAAGAGCTTGGGCATTGGGTTCCCGTATGACGACCATGCTCTGCAGCGCATATATGCCAACAGAGAAGTGAAGCTCAAGAG GATTCCGGTGGAGATGATGCACAGGATTCCAACGTCGATCCTGCATTCCCTTGAAGGGATGCCTGTGGTGGACTGGCAGAAAATCCTCAGGCTCCAGTCTACTGATGGGTCCTTCCTCTATTCTCCCTCGGCTACAGCCTATGCTCTCATGCAAACTGGTGACCCGAAATGCTTCGAATACATCGACAGAATCGtcaagaaattcaacggaggag TTCCCAATGTTTACCCGGTCGATCTCTTTGAGCGCATCTGGGCCGTCGATCGATTGGAGCGTCTTGGAATCTCGCGCTATTTCAAGCAAGAAATCAAACAGTGCTTGGACTATGTTCATAG GCACTGGACTGATGAGGGGATTGGCTGGGCGAGGAACTCCACTGTAATAGACGTGGATGACACATCCATGGCATTCCGGCTGCTGCGGCTACATGGATACAATGTCTCCCCGA GTGTATTTGAGAAGTTTGAGAAGGACGGGGAGTTCTTCTGTTTCGTCGGGCAGTCAACGCAAGCAGTCACTGGGATGTACAACCTGAACAGGGCCTCTCAGGTAAGGTTCCCCGGAGAGGACTTGTTGCAGCGTGCAGGGAGATTCTCATATGAGTTCCTTAGAGAAAGGGAAGCCCATGGCACGATTCGAGACAAATGGATCATTGCTAAGGATCTACCAGGCGAG GTAAAATATACACTGGACTTCCCATGGTATGCAAGCTTACCGCATGTAGAAGCAAGAGTCTACCTAGATCAATATGGTGGTGATAATGATGTCTGGATTGGAAAGACACTCTACAG GATGCCACTTGTGAACAACAACACCTATCTTGAGTTGGCAAAGCGTGATTTCAATCGCTGCCAAGTCCAACATCAGCTAGAGTGGCATGGCCTACAAAA GTGGTTTACTAAGAATGGCCTCGAAATTTTTGGGGCGACTTTAAGGGATGTTTTGAGAGTTTATTTTCTAGCCGCCGCTTGCATTTTCGAGCCAAGCCGTGCCATCGAGCGACTTGCATGGGCCAAGGTGTCAGTGCTGGCCAACATTATTACTAAATACCTTCGTAGCAATTTTTTGGGTAATGAAATGATGGAACGGTTTATGCATGGTGGTATCTATGAAGGAAATAGTAATATATCATG GCGTAAAGGAGATGCAAAAGAGGACATTCTTGTGGGGGCACTTGAGCAGCTTATTGATTTATTGGCACAAGAGGCACTACCTGTTGGTGAAGGACCAACGTACATCAACAATTTGTTACGCTGTGCT TGGATCGAGTGGATGATGCAACAGAAAAACAGAGAGGATGACACCTGCATTTCAGGTGTTGTTCAAGCAGGGCCATGCATGGTTCACGATAAACAAACATGTTTGCTTCTAGTGAAAATTATTGAGATTTGCGGTGGACGAAGTGGTGAAGCATCATCGATGATAAACACCATGGATGGTGCTTGGTTTATTCAACTTGCGTCCTCTATTTGTGACAACCTTCACCACAAGATGTTACTTTCTGAG GACACCAAAAGGAGCGAGGCGACAATGAGCCACCTGGACGAGAAAATTGAGGCGGGTATGCAGCAACTCACCCAGAACGTCCTCCGGGCGCACGGCGATGGAGCGAGCAGTGAGCCAAAGCGTACCTTGTTGAGCGTCGTGAGGAGCTGTTACTACGCCGCTAACTGCCCTCCCCATGTATTCGTTGGACATGTCTCCAAGGTCATTTTCGAACATGTGTTTTGA